Part of the Scrofimicrobium sp. R131 genome is shown below.
CCAGGTCGGGCCGGTTCCGCTCGGTCAGGGGCCGCAGCGGCTCGCCCTCAAAGTCGATCACCTGCCAGTCGCCGTCCGGGGTGCGAAGGATTTGGCCGAGGTGGAGGTCGCCGTGGACCCGGGTCAGCTGAACCTGCTTTACCGCCGCGGCCAGCTCGTCAATTCGCCCGGCGAGGGCGCCCGCCAGTTCCGGCTCGAGGGGAGCCTGGGCCAGGGCCTGGCGAACCCGCTCCGCGGGTACCTCGGCCACGCCGGTGACCGGGAGGGTGGCCAGGGCCCGGTGCAGTTCCCCGAGGCGGTGGCCCAGCTGCTCGGCTTCGGCCTCCACTTCCCGGTCGGCTTCGGCCGCGGCCCGGAAGTACTCCCAGGCGGTCCCGGTGTTGGGCACCAGGTCGGTGGCCACCGCCAGGGTCGATTCGCCCCACGGCAGGGAAGCCCTGACCGCCGGCGTGTGTTCAAAGCCGGCCGCCCGCAACGCTTGGGGCAACTCGACGTCCGGGTTCGGCCCCGGGTAGACCACCCGGAACAGTTTGGCCACCCACTGCTGGCCGTCGCGCAGGTGCAGCACCACCGACGTGTTGGACTGCTCCTGGCCGAGGGGGGCCACCCGCTCCAGTTCGATGGGGACCCCTACGGCGCGCAGCCACGCCCGCCACCACTGGGGGTCGGCGCTGGCCTCACCGGCCAAGTTGTGGGGCACCTGCAGGCGGGGCCCGCCCGGGTACGGTTCGGCGAGCAGGATTCGCTGACCCGAGCCGAGGTCCACCTCGTCCAGGGCGGACCAGTTGGCCTCCCGCCAGTCCTGGGGAAACCAGCGGGCTCCGGTCAGGGAGGACAGCAGACTCAACTGCGTACCCCGAAGACGTGGGCGGTGCGGGACCACGGCGAGAGCTTGACGTAGTTCTCGTATCCCCAGCGGTATTCGATCCCGTCGAGCTCATCCACCAGGTGGAGGCCGCCCGGTCCGAAGCCGGGGGCCGCCTCGTGGGCGGAGAGGGCCGGGCGCAGGCGGGCCGGGTCCAGGTAGACGGTGCCCTCCACCTCCGCGTGCGGGTTCAGCGAGACCACCACCAGGACGGTGTCGTCCTCACCCGTGGGGGAGAAGCGAGCCGGCACGTGCTTGGAGAACGCGATGATGTCCTCGTGCGAGGTGGGGTGAATGCTGATCTGGTGCAGCTGCTGCAGGGCCGGGTGCGCGGCCCGGGCCCGGTTCAGCAGGGTCAGGAGCCGGGAGATTCCCAGCGGCTCGGCCCGCGCCCAGTCTCGCGGGCGGTACTCGTACTTCTCGTTGTCGATTTGCTCTTCAAACCCGGGCCGCTGGACGTTCTCCACCAGCTCGTACCCGGAGTAGATCCCCCAGGTGGGGGCGCCGGTTGCGGCCAGAACGGCCCGAATGGCAAAGATGGCTGCGCCCCCGGTGGTCATCTGCTGGGTCAAAATGTCGTGGGTGGTCGGCCAGAAAGCGGGCCGCATCAGGTGCGCGGTTTTCTCTGCTACCTCCACGAAGTACTCTTCCAGTTCGGCCTTGAAGGTCCGCCAGGCGAAGTACGTGTACGACTGGTGGAAACCGACCATCCCCAGCGTCTCCATCATGGCCGGGCGGGTGAAAGCCTCCGCCAGGAAAATCACGTCCGGGTGTTCCGCTCGCATCTGAGCGAGGAACCGCTGCCAGAAGTTGACCGGCTTCGTGTGCGGATTGTCGACCCGGAAGATCTTCACCCCGTGAGAGATCCATAACTCGATCAGGTCCCAGATGGCCTGGTAGATTCCCGCCGGATCGTTGTCGAAGTTCAGCGGGTAGATGTCCTGGTACTTTTTGGGCGGGTTTTCCGCGTAGGCGACGGTGCCGTCCGCGCGGGTGGTGAACCATTCCGGATGCTCCCGGACCCACGGGTGATCGGGGGAGGCCTGCAGCGCAATGTCGAGCGCCACTTCGAGCCCCAGCCGCTCCGCCTTGGCCACAAAGTTGT
Proteins encoded:
- a CDS encoding maltotransferase domain-containing protein, whose amino-acid sequence is MKQRLINRIPAIRVFPVVENGTFAAKSTEGEAFPIRATVFREGHDAFAAEAVLIDPDGLEYSRTLMYDIAPGLNIYEAWVAPDRPGLWSFRIDTWSDPWATWKHNARAKIGAGVDVELMCEEGARLLERAASGANVAGRRPPSRPAYHKKKPGKLALVELSRAIEALRDRELPAGERLRVATSSTIEQVFSLSPLRDLLEATVRYPLQVDRRTALYGSWYEIFPRSYGAYVDEDGNWVSGTLAGAAQELDRIKDMGFSVVYLTPVHPIGTTFRKGRNNTLTALAGDPGSPYGIGSPDGGHDAIHPDLGTFEDFDNFVAKAERLGLEVALDIALQASPDHPWVREHPEWFTTRADGTVAYAENPPKKYQDIYPLNFDNDPAGIYQAIWDLIELWISHGVKIFRVDNPHTKPVNFWQRFLAQMRAEHPDVIFLAEAFTRPAMMETLGMVGFHQSYTYFAWRTFKAELEEYFVEVAEKTAHLMRPAFWPTTHDILTQQMTTGGAAIFAIRAVLAATGAPTWGIYSGYELVENVQRPGFEEQIDNEKYEYRPRDWARAEPLGISRLLTLLNRARAAHPALQQLHQISIHPTSHEDIIAFSKHVPARFSPTGEDDTVLVVVSLNPHAEVEGTVYLDPARLRPALSAHEAAPGFGPGGLHLVDELDGIEYRWGYENYVKLSPWSRTAHVFGVRS